A portion of the Oxynema aestuarii AP17 genome contains these proteins:
- a CDS encoding cation:proton antiporter domain-containing protein has translation MEQLLQNLPDSPILEFTILLLVILTVPPIFEKLKLPGLVGLLVAGVLLGPHGATLLNPEGETIALLSDIGKIYLMFVAGLEIDLEQFRKTKDRSMIFGAATFFVPLIVGTAIGRFFGFDWNASILIGSLLASHTLLGYPIVNRLGVVGNEAVTVTIGATIFTDIAALLVLAICVSINAGNFTPETLVIQLAALGIYAVAVLFGLDWAGKEFFRRTGDEEGNQFLFVLLAVFLASVGAQIINVDKIVGAFLAGLAVNDAVGNGPVKEKVEFVGSVMFIPFFFVGMGLLLNIPAFAKTLTSSLGMTLAISIGLLTAKFVAALVAKVLYRYQWVETLTMWSLSVPQVAATLAAALVGVQQGIITDEVFNTIVVLMLLTSILGPLMTAQFASRLPLTQAQIDAQERLIWWEQHEQQETGKVSQREPSSSPFTVVVPIYNPLTERYLIEMAALLARHEQGHIVPLSVAMGHVHMDDPELDGAIAQSERLLSRSLDIAREFEVEAQPELRIDDDVARGISRVAREKQAGLIVMGWSPTTSLRARLFGNVINDVFWASHCPVAVTRLMDEPMNMHRILVPVKDLSPQSLRTVWFAQLFADANEAQIELLHVCDRRTPPEQIDRFEMELSKVLGDSPLSVSSHIKTIAHDDVTKVILRAARSADLVILRSVRRRTAGGLAISNVTTQVIQDLACSVVLFGEPHS, from the coding sequence ATGGAACAACTCCTTCAAAACTTACCCGACAGTCCGATCCTTGAATTTACCATCTTGCTGTTGGTCATTTTGACCGTCCCGCCGATTTTTGAAAAATTGAAGTTACCGGGATTAGTCGGTTTACTCGTCGCCGGGGTGTTGCTCGGTCCCCACGGGGCAACTTTGCTCAATCCCGAGGGAGAAACGATCGCCTTGCTCTCGGATATCGGCAAAATTTATTTAATGTTTGTTGCCGGATTAGAAATCGATCTCGAACAGTTTCGTAAAACCAAAGATCGCTCGATGATCTTCGGTGCGGCGACTTTTTTCGTACCGTTAATTGTCGGTACGGCGATCGGGCGTTTTTTTGGTTTTGATTGGAATGCTTCGATTTTAATCGGGTCGCTGCTCGCCTCCCATACCCTGTTAGGCTATCCGATTGTCAATCGTCTCGGAGTCGTCGGTAACGAAGCCGTTACAGTGACCATTGGTGCGACCATTTTCACCGATATTGCGGCCTTACTCGTTTTAGCAATTTGTGTTTCAATTAATGCGGGCAATTTTACCCCCGAAACCTTAGTGATTCAGTTAGCCGCCTTGGGAATTTATGCGGTAGCCGTTTTATTTGGTTTAGACTGGGCCGGAAAAGAGTTTTTTCGGCGCACGGGTGACGAAGAAGGCAATCAATTTTTATTCGTTCTCCTCGCGGTTTTTTTAGCGTCGGTAGGGGCGCAAATTATCAACGTCGATAAAATTGTCGGGGCATTCCTCGCGGGTTTGGCGGTGAATGATGCGGTGGGGAACGGTCCGGTTAAGGAAAAAGTGGAATTTGTCGGCAGCGTCATGTTTATTCCCTTTTTCTTTGTGGGGATGGGGTTGCTGTTGAATATTCCGGCATTTGCAAAGACCCTCACCTCTTCGTTGGGGATGACCTTGGCAATTTCAATCGGGTTACTGACGGCGAAATTCGTGGCGGCGTTGGTGGCGAAAGTGCTCTATCGCTATCAGTGGGTCGAGACGTTAACGATGTGGTCTTTATCGGTTCCCCAGGTGGCGGCGACCTTGGCGGCGGCGTTGGTGGGGGTGCAACAGGGAATTATTACCGATGAAGTGTTTAATACGATTGTCGTGTTGATGTTGTTGACGTCGATTCTCGGACCATTGATGACGGCGCAGTTTGCGAGTCGCTTACCATTAACGCAAGCCCAAATTGACGCTCAAGAACGGTTGATTTGGTGGGAACAGCACGAACAACAGGAAACCGGGAAAGTCAGCCAGAGAGAACCGAGTTCGTCGCCGTTTACGGTGGTGGTACCGATTTACAATCCTCTGACGGAACGTTATTTGATTGAAATGGCGGCGTTGTTGGCGCGTCACGAACAAGGGCATATCGTGCCGTTATCGGTGGCGATGGGTCACGTTCACATGGACGATCCGGAATTAGACGGGGCGATCGCCCAAAGCGAACGATTGTTATCGCGATCGCTCGATATTGCCCGAGAATTCGAGGTCGAGGCGCAGCCGGAGTTACGGATTGACGACGATGTGGCGCGCGGAATCAGTCGGGTGGCCCGGGAAAAACAAGCGGGGTTGATCGTGATGGGGTGGAGTCCGACGACGAGTTTGCGGGCGCGGTTGTTCGGAAATGTGATTAATGATGTATTTTGGGCGTCTCACTGTCCGGTGGCGGTGACGCGGTTGATGGACGAACCGATGAACATGCACCGGATTTTAGTTCCGGTGAAGGATTTGAGTCCTCAATCGTTGCGGACGGTGTGGTTCGCGCAGTTATTTGCGGATGCGAATGAGGCGCAGATCGAGTTACTGCACGTGTGCGATCGCCGGACGCCGCCGGAACAGATCGATCGCTTCGAGATGGAGTTATCGAAGGTGCTCGGTGACAGTCCGCTATCGGTGTCCAGTCATATTAAGACGATCGCCCACGATGACGTGACTAAGGTGATTCTCAGGGCGGCGCGATCGGCAGATTTGGTGATTCTGCGATCGGTTCGCCGTCGGACTGCCGGAGGTTTGGCGATTAGCAATGTCACCACTCAGGTGATCCAAGATTTAGCCTGTTCGGTGGTGTTGTTTGGCGAACCGCATTCGTAA
- a CDS encoding Fur family transcriptional regulator has protein sequence MKGKRTRSQDRILNFLKTKKEALSAQDIYIELRHRNQGVGLATVYRALEGLKLEGVVQVRTLANGESLYSSLQQDRHHLTCLQCGQSIPLDECPVHDLERKLEQSHHFKVFYHTLEFFGLCDRCSLAQERG, from the coding sequence ATGAAAGGCAAGCGCACCCGTTCTCAAGACCGCATTCTCAATTTTCTCAAAACCAAGAAAGAAGCCCTTTCCGCACAGGATATTTATATCGAACTGCGCCATCGCAATCAGGGAGTCGGTCTGGCAACGGTGTATCGAGCCTTAGAAGGCTTAAAACTCGAAGGAGTCGTTCAAGTCCGCACCTTAGCCAATGGCGAATCTCTCTATAGCAGCCTCCAACAAGACCGCCATCACTTAACCTGTTTGCAATGCGGTCAGTCTATCCCTCTAGATGAATGCCCAGTTCACGACCTCGAACGAAAACTCGAACAATCCCATCATTTTAAAGTGTTTTATCATACTTTAGAGTTTTTCGGATTGTGCGATCGGTGCAGTCTCGCCCAAGAACGGGGTTGA
- the purQ gene encoding phosphoribosylformylglycinamidine synthase subunit PurQ — MKFGVIVFPGSNCDRDLVWVTEGLLDQPTRLVWHQDTDIADLDVIVLPGGFSYGDYLRCGAIARFSRVMPEVVKHAERGKFVIGICNGFQVLTESGLLPGALIRNRDLHFICDRVPVKVENTRLPWTSTYDPGQVITLPIAHGEGRYYADADTLDELETNNQVVFRYCTPDGAIDAAGNPNGSLNNIAGICNRNGNVLGLMPHPERASDPVLGATDGIKLFESLLGAAVAAV; from the coding sequence GTGAAATTTGGAGTCATTGTATTTCCCGGTTCCAACTGCGATCGCGATCTGGTCTGGGTCACCGAAGGCTTACTCGACCAACCCACTCGCCTCGTTTGGCATCAAGACACCGACATCGCCGACCTCGATGTTATCGTCCTTCCCGGCGGCTTCAGTTACGGCGATTACTTGCGTTGCGGTGCGATCGCCCGTTTTTCCCGAGTGATGCCCGAAGTGGTCAAACACGCAGAACGCGGCAAATTCGTCATCGGTATTTGTAACGGCTTCCAAGTCCTCACCGAATCGGGCTTATTACCCGGGGCCTTAATCCGCAATCGCGACCTGCATTTTATCTGCGATCGCGTCCCGGTCAAAGTCGAAAACACCCGCTTACCCTGGACGAGCACCTACGATCCCGGTCAAGTCATCACCCTTCCCATCGCCCACGGGGAAGGTCGCTACTACGCCGACGCCGACACCCTCGACGAACTCGAAACCAACAACCAAGTCGTATTTCGCTACTGCACCCCGGACGGGGCGATCGACGCCGCAGGCAATCCCAACGGATCCTTAAATAATATTGCCGGAATCTGCAATCGCAACGGCAACGTCCTCGGCTTGATGCCCCACCCCGAACGCGCCTCGGACCCCGTTCTCGGCGCCACCGACGGCATCAAACTGTTTGAAAGTCTCTTAGGCGCCGCCGTCGCCGCCGTTTAG
- a CDS encoding SPFH domain-containing protein, with product MEGFFVLIGLALGGSALAGMVKIVNQGNEALVESLGRYNGKKLKPGVNFIVPFVDNVVYKETTREKVIDIPPQQCITRDNVSISVDAVVYWRIVDMEKAYYKVENLKDAMINLVLTQIRSEMGKLELDQTFTARSEINEVLLRELDISTDPWGVKVTRVELRDIVPSKAVQDSMELQMSAERKKRAAILTSEGERESAVNSARGRAEAQVLEAESRQKAAILDAEAQQKTIVLKAQAERQEQVLKAQATSEALQIITKTLKADPTAREALQFLLAQEYLRMGLTIGSSDSSKVMFMDPRNIPATFEGLRSIVGNSNLPNSET from the coding sequence ATGGAAGGATTTTTTGTACTGATTGGCTTGGCGTTAGGGGGTTCCGCCCTCGCCGGAATGGTCAAAATCGTCAATCAAGGGAATGAAGCCCTCGTCGAAAGTCTCGGGCGTTACAACGGCAAAAAATTAAAACCCGGCGTTAATTTTATCGTTCCGTTTGTCGATAACGTCGTTTATAAAGAAACCACCCGGGAAAAAGTCATCGATATCCCGCCGCAACAGTGCATCACCCGGGATAACGTGTCGATTTCCGTCGATGCGGTCGTCTATTGGCGGATTGTCGATATGGAAAAAGCCTATTACAAAGTCGAAAATCTCAAAGATGCGATGATTAACCTCGTTCTAACTCAAATTCGCTCGGAAATGGGCAAGTTAGAACTGGATCAAACCTTTACCGCCCGCAGCGAAATTAACGAAGTGCTCTTGCGCGAATTGGATATTTCCACGGACCCGTGGGGCGTGAAAGTGACCCGAGTGGAACTGCGCGATATCGTTCCCTCGAAAGCCGTGCAAGATTCGATGGAACTGCAAATGTCCGCCGAACGGAAAAAACGGGCGGCAATTTTAACCTCGGAAGGGGAACGAGAATCGGCGGTCAACAGCGCCCGAGGTCGCGCCGAGGCGCAAGTGCTCGAAGCGGAATCCCGCCAAAAGGCGGCGATTTTGGATGCGGAAGCGCAGCAAAAGACGATCGTCTTGAAGGCGCAAGCCGAACGTCAAGAACAGGTTCTCAAAGCGCAAGCGACTTCTGAAGCCTTGCAGATTATCACAAAAACGCTGAAGGCCGATCCCACCGCCCGAGAAGCACTCCAGTTCCTATTGGCGCAAGAATATTTGCGCATGGGTCTGACCATCGGCAGCAGTGACAGCAGTAAAGTCATGTTTATGGACCCGCGCAATATTCCGGCAACCTTTGAGGGATTGCGTTCGATTGTGGGCAATTCTAATTTACCTAATTCGGAAACGTAG
- the purS gene encoding phosphoribosylformylglycinamidine synthase subunit PurS: MTQRQYQAHIYVTLRRSVLDPAGTAVESGLKNMGYDNVTGIRIGKYVELSICASDEQQARNQLDRICDELLANPVIENYRFELTEVATVQKAEVNS, translated from the coding sequence ATGACTCAAAGACAATACCAGGCTCACATCTATGTTACTCTGCGCCGTTCGGTTTTAGATCCGGCAGGAACGGCGGTCGAGTCCGGGCTGAAAAATATGGGCTACGACAACGTTACCGGGATAAGAATCGGCAAATATGTCGAACTGTCGATCTGCGCCAGCGACGAACAACAGGCCCGCAACCAACTCGATCGCATCTGCGACGAACTGTTAGCCAATCCCGTCATTGAAAACTATCGCTTCGAGTTAACCGAAGTCGCCACGGTTCAAAAAGCGGAGGTCAACTCGTGA
- a CDS encoding peptidoglycan DD-metalloendopeptidase family protein, producing MIVHKVAIGTLAALATAELTQEVNVSANNHTPLQPTCDWVAGTPSKVNSGEGESPQEASTAMPGCLSSEAPDIDTDRDRENPVPECGDKSRSHDGCEPIATDSEARTIGGEFGDRLARRNQLTDLGGHWAKPFIEALQADGVIRGFPDGSFRPNAPMTRAQFAAVVERAFRNSPLQSRPDLRPQSTKAQHGSDRPFRDVSDRSWAQNAIEAAADMGFLTGFPNQEFAPDRPIARLQVLVALVRGLNLTPTDAASEFSAAIDPSTIPDYTQPSWAASRRLTEQLQQRARQMGVSIPEDWLNQPNGNATRAEVAALIYEALAISTERAIAVNSISTPNPSVTAGASSATEPRSTEIKPNTPDPRSIRKITEPIPWVEPGGNLSWNGAPSASVPVGSLQENSPESYGEANAETAKAIAYRQDRSGAIAPESVTAWGAKGTRDPEPRSYQPEADVVATRTISRLQILQERIGATRIPDMPLPPLAAAGTYLPDPTPIFDGYIWPARGILTSGYGWRWGRMHKGIDIAGPLGTPILAASAGVVTYAAWNAGGYGNLVEIQHADGSFTRYAHNYRILVREGQSVEQGQLIAQMGTTGNSTGVHLHFEIHPPGEDAVDPLAYLPGDRRQFQIDAVVGQAQP from the coding sequence ATGATCGTCCATAAAGTTGCAATCGGAACTCTAGCCGCCCTTGCGACTGCCGAGTTGACCCAAGAAGTCAACGTCAGTGCCAACAACCATACACCCCTGCAACCGACCTGCGATTGGGTTGCTGGCACGCCATCGAAAGTGAATTCAGGCGAAGGGGAATCGCCTCAAGAAGCGTCAACAGCGATGCCAGGTTGCCTCTCCAGCGAAGCACCCGACATCGATACTGACCGCGATCGGGAGAATCCGGTTCCTGAATGCGGGGATAAATCTAGATCTCATGACGGTTGCGAACCGATCGCGACCGATTCCGAAGCTCGGACCATCGGCGGGGAGTTTGGCGACCGTCTCGCACGCCGAAACCAGTTAACCGATCTCGGCGGACACTGGGCCAAACCGTTTATCGAAGCCCTCCAAGCCGACGGCGTAATTCGAGGCTTTCCCGACGGTAGTTTCCGACCGAACGCCCCGATGACCCGCGCCCAATTTGCCGCCGTCGTCGAGCGAGCTTTCCGCAATTCTCCTCTGCAGTCGCGACCCGATCTCCGCCCCCAGTCTACGAAGGCCCAACACGGTTCCGATCGCCCCTTTCGAGATGTCTCCGATCGCTCTTGGGCCCAAAACGCGATCGAAGCGGCGGCAGATATGGGATTCCTGACGGGTTTTCCCAACCAGGAATTCGCTCCCGACCGTCCGATCGCCCGCCTGCAAGTTCTCGTCGCCCTCGTACGCGGCTTGAACTTAACCCCTACCGACGCCGCCTCGGAGTTCTCCGCCGCGATCGACCCGAGCACCATTCCCGACTACACCCAACCGAGTTGGGCCGCCTCCCGGCGCCTGACCGAACAACTCCAACAACGCGCCCGTCAGATGGGCGTCTCGATACCCGAGGACTGGTTGAACCAACCGAACGGCAATGCTACCCGCGCCGAAGTGGCGGCTCTAATCTACGAAGCTCTCGCCATTTCTACGGAACGCGCCATCGCCGTCAACTCCATCTCGACCCCCAATCCCTCAGTCACTGCAGGCGCGTCCAGTGCTACGGAGCCGAGATCCACGGAGATAAAACCCAATACTCCAGACCCCAGATCGATCCGGAAAATTACGGAACCAATTCCTTGGGTGGAACCGGGGGGCAACCTGTCCTGGAATGGCGCGCCATCCGCAAGCGTTCCTGTCGGGTCTCTCCAGGAGAATTCCCCGGAGAGTTACGGCGAAGCGAATGCGGAAACCGCCAAGGCGATCGCCTACCGCCAAGATCGCTCTGGTGCGATCGCCCCGGAAAGCGTCACGGCGTGGGGCGCCAAAGGCACCCGCGACCCGGAACCTCGCTCTTACCAACCGGAAGCCGACGTCGTCGCCACCCGCACCATCTCCCGGTTGCAAATCTTGCAAGAGCGCATCGGTGCAACCCGCATCCCCGACATGCCCTTACCCCCCTTAGCCGCCGCCGGGACCTACCTCCCCGACCCCACCCCAATTTTTGACGGCTACATCTGGCCCGCGCGCGGGATCCTCACCTCCGGTTACGGCTGGCGTTGGGGACGGATGCACAAAGGCATCGACATCGCCGGACCGTTGGGCACGCCGATTCTGGCCGCTTCGGCAGGGGTCGTCACTTATGCGGCTTGGAATGCAGGCGGTTACGGCAACTTGGTCGAAATCCAACATGCCGACGGCAGCTTTACCCGCTACGCCCACAACTATCGGATTTTAGTGCGCGAGGGTCAATCCGTCGAACAAGGACAATTGATCGCTCAAATGGGCACTACGGGGAACAGTACCGGAGTTCACTTACACTTCGAGATCCATCCCCCCGGCGAAGATGCGGTCGATCCGTTAGCCTATCTTCCCGGCGATCGCCGTCAGTTCCAAATTGATGCCGTCGTCGGTCAGGCGCAACCGTAG
- a CDS encoding mechanosensitive ion channel family protein, whose protein sequence is MISTRREADSNDSGVLDAIARHGSKTWSVTRIAIAAFLAFSIAIASHIPSAVSSPSAVAQETPPMLEAPGAVAPVPLEWMKSEIKKAKAPVILDGRPLFLVSRVREYRADFRANLINDQLQKIADSGAPIDVQVVESNQLPTIVVNNRQLLTVTEADAPDGLTLEQQADLWAQQLEKALQEARKERSSRFIWRSLIVSIAIFALSLVLHSGLGKLWNRYRQPLTQLLSSESTEDGEESSQGVQFFLSFSLAIARAFVWLGAAFYITNSFPLTRQWSYRILEALRTAFASPILTLGSRPYSLIDILILTGMLLGLVAVASKTTQLLKSRILKIAGMNRGAQEAVAIVTKYGLIFIGTLVLLQVWGLDISSLTIVVSALSVAIGFGLQDIAKNFGSGLVLLFERPIQVGDFVEVGEYSGTVERIGSRSTVIRTLDRVSIIVPNSRFLENEVINWSHDNPVSRLHLPVGVAYGSDIQGVEAALLDAAKGHPDVLLVPPPNVLFLGFGDSSLDFELLVWSAEPSKQYYLKSELYFRIYALLEQREIEIPFPQRDLHVRSGSLPLDVPPGVREALVQWLDRLDTNGKH, encoded by the coding sequence ATGATTTCTACGCGCCGTGAGGCAGACTCGAACGATTCAGGAGTTCTCGACGCGATCGCGCGCCATGGCTCAAAAACATGGAGTGTGACTCGGATCGCGATCGCCGCGTTCCTCGCCTTTTCAATCGCGATCGCCAGTCACATTCCCAGCGCTGTTTCCTCTCCCAGCGCCGTCGCCCAGGAAACCCCCCCCATGTTAGAGGCGCCCGGTGCCGTGGCTCCCGTCCCTCTGGAGTGGATGAAGTCGGAAATCAAAAAAGCCAAAGCGCCCGTCATTTTAGACGGTCGGCCCTTGTTTCTCGTCAGTCGGGTTCGGGAATATCGCGCCGACTTTCGGGCCAATCTGATTAACGACCAACTCCAAAAAATCGCCGATTCGGGGGCGCCGATTGACGTGCAAGTGGTCGAATCGAACCAACTGCCGACGATCGTAGTCAACAACCGCCAACTGCTCACGGTCACCGAAGCGGATGCTCCGGACGGCTTGACCTTAGAACAACAAGCCGATCTGTGGGCGCAACAACTCGAAAAAGCGCTCCAGGAAGCGAGAAAAGAACGCAGCAGCCGTTTTATCTGGCGATCGCTGATTGTCTCCATCGCCATTTTCGCCTTGAGTTTAGTCCTGCACTCCGGTTTGGGGAAACTCTGGAATCGCTACCGCCAACCCCTAACGCAATTGCTCTCGTCGGAGAGTACGGAAGACGGGGAAGAGAGTTCCCAAGGCGTCCAATTTTTCCTCAGTTTCAGTTTGGCGATCGCCCGCGCTTTCGTTTGGCTCGGCGCCGCCTTCTATATCACCAATTCCTTTCCCCTCACCCGCCAGTGGAGTTACCGGATCCTAGAGGCCCTGCGGACCGCCTTTGCCTCGCCGATTCTAACCTTGGGGTCGCGACCCTATTCCTTAATTGACATCCTCATCCTCACGGGGATGTTGTTGGGTTTGGTCGCCGTCGCCTCCAAAACCACCCAACTGCTCAAATCCCGAATTTTAAAGATCGCGGGGATGAACCGGGGCGCCCAAGAAGCGGTGGCGATCGTCACTAAATACGGCTTGATCTTCATCGGAACCTTAGTCTTACTGCAAGTTTGGGGACTCGATATCAGTTCCCTGACGATCGTCGTCAGTGCGTTGAGTGTGGCGATCGGTTTCGGCTTGCAGGATATCGCCAAAAACTTCGGCAGTGGCTTAGTCTTATTATTCGAGCGTCCGATTCAAGTGGGGGATTTTGTCGAAGTCGGCGAATATAGCGGCACTGTCGAACGGATAGGCAGTCGCAGTACGGTAATTCGCACCCTCGATCGCGTCTCGATCATCGTACCGAATTCGCGCTTTCTCGAAAACGAGGTGATTAACTGGAGCCACGATAACCCCGTGTCTCGCTTGCACTTACCCGTCGGCGTCGCCTACGGTTCCGATATTCAAGGGGTAGAAGCCGCCTTATTAGATGCGGCCAAAGGCCATCCGGATGTCTTACTCGTCCCGCCACCGAACGTTCTGTTTCTCGGCTTTGGGGACAGTTCCCTCGATTTCGAGTTGCTGGTGTGGAGTGCGGAACCGAGCAAGCAATATTATCTCAAAAGCGAATTGTATTTTCGCATTTATGCCTTACTCGAACAACGGGAAATCGAGATTCCCTTTCCGCAACGGGACTTACACGTGCGTTCGGGAAGTTTGCCCCTCGATGTCCCTCCCGGGGTTCGCGAAGCCTTGGTGCAATGGCTCGATCGCCTCGACACCAATGGCAAGCACTAG
- a CDS encoding lipid kinase, with product MNVFNSFGRSPRESQGAKFERDRQPPKRALVLSNRHARQGKSQAVERAIAHLTAFGLEIVRECPEDPRDLPDVIRKYRNCVDLVVIGGGDGTLNAAVEGLVEVQLPLGILPLGTANDLARTLKIPNAIEAACETIARGRVRYIDLGWVNGKYFFNVASLGLSVEITQKLTKEAKSRWGVLAYAATAFKVLWKARPFRAQIIANGQCIRVKTIQIAVGNGRYYGGGMTVIHDATIDDRRLDLYSLEVKHWWEIIYLFPALWQGRHHRMRGVRTLEGQDIRIETRKYCEINTDGELTTQTPAHFRVIPQILPVLVPYS from the coding sequence ATGAATGTTTTTAATTCGTTCGGGCGATCGCCTCGGGAGTCGCAAGGGGCAAAGTTTGAGCGCGATCGCCAACCGCCAAAGCGCGCGTTAGTATTGAGTAACCGTCATGCTCGTCAGGGAAAATCTCAGGCCGTCGAGCGCGCGATCGCCCATTTGACGGCTTTCGGACTCGAAATCGTGCGAGAATGCCCCGAAGATCCGCGCGATCTACCCGATGTTATCCGAAAGTACCGCAATTGTGTCGATCTCGTCGTGATTGGCGGCGGCGACGGCACCTTGAATGCGGCAGTCGAAGGCTTGGTCGAGGTTCAACTTCCCCTCGGAATTCTACCTCTGGGTACGGCCAACGACCTCGCCCGTACTTTAAAGATTCCCAATGCGATCGAGGCCGCGTGCGAGACGATCGCCCGAGGTCGGGTACGCTACATCGATTTGGGGTGGGTCAATGGCAAATATTTCTTTAATGTAGCCAGTTTGGGGTTGAGTGTCGAAATTACTCAAAAATTGACCAAAGAGGCCAAAAGCCGTTGGGGAGTTTTGGCTTATGCAGCGACGGCATTTAAAGTCTTGTGGAAAGCACGTCCCTTTCGAGCACAAATCATCGCCAACGGTCAATGTATTCGGGTGAAAACGATTCAAATTGCCGTTGGCAACGGTCGCTATTATGGTGGAGGCATGACCGTCATTCACGATGCGACCATCGACGATCGCCGCTTGGACTTATATAGTTTGGAAGTCAAACATTGGTGGGAAATTATTTATTTATTTCCCGCCTTGTGGCAAGGCAGACACCATCGAATGCGCGGGGTTCGGACCTTGGAAGGTCAGGACATTCGGATCGAAACTCGCAAATACTGCGAAATTAATACCGATGGGGAGTTGACGACTCAAACCCCGGCACATTTTCGCGTGATTCCCCAGATTTTACCCGTCCTCGTTCCTTACAGTTGA
- a CDS encoding NfeD family protein: MLFNPTMAWLLAGSILCLMELFVPTALVEFTMGLSAFIVAGISLILPQPSLQVLLWMILSALGLFLSRQLLPKRKVSTLEDADEAETLTEIRPGEAGRVLYEGNSWRALCEDPDNAIGPNQKVLVVGRKGNTLLVVPEKLLH; encoded by the coding sequence ATCCTGTTCAACCCCACAATGGCGTGGCTGTTAGCCGGATCGATCTTATGTTTGATGGAACTGTTCGTCCCCACCGCCCTCGTCGAATTCACGATGGGGCTGAGTGCGTTTATCGTCGCCGGAATTTCCCTCATCCTCCCCCAACCGAGTTTACAAGTTTTATTGTGGATGATTTTATCCGCCCTCGGCCTCTTTCTCTCCCGCCAACTCCTACCCAAGCGTAAAGTCTCCACCTTAGAAGATGCCGACGAAGCCGAAACCCTCACCGAAATCCGTCCCGGCGAAGCGGGTCGCGTCCTCTATGAAGGCAACTCCTGGCGCGCCTTATGTGAAGACCCCGATAATGCCATCGGGCCCAATCAAAAAGTTTTGGTCGTCGGACGCAAAGGCAACACCTTATTAGTCGTTCCCGAAAAACTCTTGCACTGA